One genomic segment of Suricata suricatta isolate VVHF042 chromosome 16, meerkat_22Aug2017_6uvM2_HiC, whole genome shotgun sequence includes these proteins:
- the AP2A1 gene encoding AP-2 complex subunit alpha-1 isoform X2 has product MPAVSKGDGMRGLAVFISDIRNCKSKEAEIKRINKELANIRSKFKGDKALDGYSKKKYVCKLLFIFLLGHDIDFGHMEAVNLLSSNKYTEKQIGYLFISVLVNSNSELIRLINNAIKNDLASRNPTFMCLALHCIANVGSREMGEAFAADIPRILVAGDSMDSVKQSAALCLLRLYKASPDLVPMGEWTARVVHLLNDQHMGVVTAAVSLITCLCKKNPDDFKTCISLAVSRLSRIVSSASTDLQDYTYYFVPAPWLSVKLLRLLQCYPPPEDAAVKGRLVECLETVLNKAQEPPKSKKVQHSNAKNAILFETISLIIHYDSEPNLLVRACNQLGQFLQHRETNLRYLALESMCTLASSEFSHEAVKTHIDTVINALKTERDVSVRQRAADLLYAMCDRSNAKQIVSEMLRYLETADYAIREEIVLKVAILAEKYAVDYSWYVDTILNLIRIAGDYVSEEVWYRVLQIVTNRDDVQGYAAKTVFEALQAPACHENMVKVGGYILGEFGNLIAGDPRSSPPVQFSLLHSKFHLCSVATRALLLSTYIKFINLFPETKATIQGVLRAGSQLRNADVELQQRAVEYLTLSSVASTDVLATVLEEMPPFPERESSILAKLKRKKGPGAGSALDDGRRDASSNDINGGVEPTPSTVSTPSPSADLLGLRAAPPPAAPPATSGAGNLLVDVFSDGPAAQPSLGPTPEEAFLSPGPEDIGPPIPEADELLNKFVCKNNGVLFENQLLQIGVKSEFRQNLGRMYLFYGNKTSVQFQNFSPTVVHPGDLQTQLAVQTKRVAAQVDGGAQVQQVLNIECLRDFLTPPLLSVRFRYGGAPQALTLKLPVTINKFFQPTEMAAQDFFQRWKQLSLPQQEAQKIFKANHPMDAEVTKAKLLGFGSALLDNVDPNPENFVGAGIIQTKALQVGCLLRLEPNAQAQMYRLTLRTSKEPVSRHLCELLAQQF; this is encoded by the exons ATGCCGGCCGTCTCCAAGGGCGATGGGATGCGGGGGCTCGCGGTGTTCATCTCCGACATCCGGAACT GTAAGAGCAAGGAGGCGGAGATTAAGAGAATAAACAAGGAACTGGCAAATATCCGCTCCAAGTTCAAAG GGGACAAAGCCTTGGACGGctacagtaagaaaaaatatgtgtgtaaacTGCTGTTCATCTTCCTACTTGGGCATGACATTGACTTTGGGCACATGGAAGCCGTGAACCTGCTCAGCTCCAACAAGTACACGGAGAAGCAAATA GGTTACCTGTTCATCTCGGTTCTGGTGAACTCAAACTCCGAGCTGATTCGGCTCATCAACAATGCCATCAAGAATGACCTGGCCAGCCGCAACCCGACCTTCATGTGCCTGGCCCTGCACTGCATCGCCAACGTTGGCAGCCGTGAGATGGGCGAGGCATTTGCCGCTGACATCCCGCGCATCCTGGTGGCTGG GGACAGCATGGACAGTGTGAAACAGAGCGCGGCCCTGTGCCTGCTGCGGCTGTACAAGGCGTCGCCTGACTTAGTGCCCATGGGCGAGTGGACGGCCCGCGTGGTCCACCTGCTCAACGACCAGCACATG GGCGTGGTCACGGCCGCTGTCAGCCTCATCACCTGTCTCTGCAAGAAGAACCCGGACGACTTCAAGACCTGCATCTCCCTGGCCGTGTCCCGCCTGAGCCGG aTCGTCTCCTCGGCCTCCACCGACCTCCAGGACTACACGTACTACTTCGTGCCGGCGCCCTGGCTCTCGGTGAAGTTGCTGAGGCTGCTGCAGTGCTACCCGCCGCCAG AGGACGCTGCCGTGAAGGGACGGCTGGTGGAGTGTCTGGAGACCGTGCTCAACAAGGCCCAGGAGCCGCCCAAGTCCAAGAAGGTCCAGCACTCCAACGCCAAGAACGCCATCCTCTTCGAGACCATCAGCCTCATCATCCACTACGACAG TGAGCCCAACCTGCTGGTGCGCGCCTGCAACCAGCTGGGCCAGTTCCTGCAGCACCGGGAGACCAACCTCCGCTACCTGGCCCTGGAGAGCATGTGCACGCTGGCCAGCTCTGAGTTCTCCCACGAGGCGGTCAAGACGCACATCGACACGGTCATCAACGCCCTCAAG ACGGAGCGGGATGTCAGTGTGCGACAGCGGGCCGCCGACCTCCTCTACGCCATGTGCGACCGGAGCAACGCCAAGCAGATCGTGTCAGAGATGCTTCGGTACCTGGAGACAGCGGATTATGCCATTCGCGAGGAGATC GTCCTGAAGGTGGCCATCCTGGCCGAGAAGTACGCGGTGGACTACAGCTGGTACGTGGACACCATCCTCAACCTCATCCGCATCGCCGGCGACTACGTGAGTGAGGAGGTGTGGTACCGGGTGCTGCAGATCGTCACCAACCGTGACGACGTCCAGGGCTACGCAGCCAAGACCGTCTTTGAG GCGCTCCAGGCCCCGGCCTGCCACGAGAACATGGTGAAGGTCGGCGGCTACATCCTCGGGGAGTTTGGGAATCTGATTGCTGGGGACCCCCGCTCCAG ccccccgGTGCAGTTCTCTCTGCTGCACTCCAAGTTCCACCTGTGCAGCGTGGCCACGCGGGCCCTGCTGTTGTCCACCTACATCAAGTTCATCAACCTCTTCCCGGAGACCAAGGCCACCATCCAGGGCGTGCTGCGGGCGGGCTCCCAGCTGCGCAACGCCGACGTGGAGCTGCAGCAGCGTGCCGTCGAGTACCTCACGCTCAGCTCGGTGGCCAGCACAGACGTCCTG GCCACGGTGCTGGAGGAGATGCCGCCCTTCCCGGAGCGCGAGTCGTCCATCCTGGCCAAGCTGAAGCGCAAGAAGGGCCCCGGGGCTGGCAGCGCTCTGGATGATGGCAGGAGGGACGCCAGCAGCAATGACATCAATGGGGGCGTGGAGCCCACCCCGAGCACTGTG TCAACGCCCTCACCCTCCGCCGACCTCCTGGGGCTgcgggcagcccctcccccagccgcacCCCCAGCGACATCAGGTGCAGGGAACCTCCTGGTGGACGTCTTCTCCGACGGCcctgctgcccagcccagcctggggcccaCCCCCGAGGAGGCCTTCCTCAG CCCAGGTCCTGAGGACATCGGCCCGCCCATCCCAGAGGCCGATGAGCTGCTGAATAA GTTCGTGTGCAAGAACAACGGGGTCCTGTTTGAGAACCAGCTGCTGCAGATTGGAGTCAAGTCGGAGTTCCGGCAGAACTTGG GCCGCATGTATCTCTTCTATGGCAACAAGACATCTGTGCAGTTCCAGAACTTCTCGCCCACTGTCGTCCACCCCGGAGACCTCCAGACTC AGCTGGCGGTGCAGACCAAGCGCGTGGCTGCGCAGGTGGACGGCGGCGCGCAGGTGCAGCAGGTGCTCAACATCGAGTGTCTGCGGGACTTCCTGACGCCCCCGCTCCTCTCCGTGCGCTTCCG GTACGGAGGTGCCCCCCAGGCCCTCACCCTGAAGCTCCCTGTAACCATCAACAAGTTCTTCCAGCCAACAGAGATGGCGGCCCAGGACTTCTTCCAGCGCTGGAAGCAGCTGAGCCT cccccaacagGAGGCTCAGAAAATCTTCAAAGCCAACCACCCCATGGATGCGGAAGTCACTAAGGCAAAA ctcttggGGTTTGGCTCTGCTCTCCTGGACAATGTGGACCCCAACCCTGAGAACTTCGTGGGGGCTGGAATCATCCAAACGAAAGCCCTGCAGGTGGGCTGTCTGCTCCGGCTGGAGCCCAACGCCCAGGCTCAG ATGTACCGGCTGACCCTGCGTACCAGCAAGGAGCCTGTCTCCCGTCACCTGTGTGAGCTGCTGGCCCAGCAGTTCTGA
- the AP2A1 gene encoding AP-2 complex subunit alpha-1 isoform X1: MPAVSKGDGMRGLAVFISDIRNCKSKEAEIKRINKELANIRSKFKGDKALDGYSKKKYVCKLLFIFLLGHDIDFGHMEAVNLLSSNKYTEKQIGYLFISVLVNSNSELIRLINNAIKNDLASRNPTFMCLALHCIANVGSREMGEAFAADIPRILVAGDSMDSVKQSAALCLLRLYKASPDLVPMGEWTARVVHLLNDQHMGVVTAAVSLITCLCKKNPDDFKTCISLAVSRLSRIVSSASTDLQDYTYYFVPAPWLSVKLLRLLQCYPPPEDAAVKGRLVECLETVLNKAQEPPKSKKVQHSNAKNAILFETISLIIHYDSEPNLLVRACNQLGQFLQHRETNLRYLALESMCTLASSEFSHEAVKTHIDTVINALKTERDVSVRQRAADLLYAMCDRSNAKQIVSEMLRYLETADYAIREEIVLKVAILAEKYAVDYSWYVDTILNLIRIAGDYVSEEVWYRVLQIVTNRDDVQGYAAKTVFEALQAPACHENMVKVGGYILGEFGNLIAGDPRSSPPVQFSLLHSKFHLCSVATRALLLSTYIKFINLFPETKATIQGVLRAGSQLRNADVELQQRAVEYLTLSSVASTDVLATVLEEMPPFPERESSILAKLKRKKGPGAGSALDDGRRDASSNDINGGVEPTPSTVSTPSPSADLLGLRAAPPPAAPPATSGAGNLLVDVFSDGPAAQPSLGPTPEEAFLSELEPPAPESPMALLADPAPAADPGPEDIGPPIPEADELLNKFVCKNNGVLFENQLLQIGVKSEFRQNLGRMYLFYGNKTSVQFQNFSPTVVHPGDLQTQLAVQTKRVAAQVDGGAQVQQVLNIECLRDFLTPPLLSVRFRYGGAPQALTLKLPVTINKFFQPTEMAAQDFFQRWKQLSLPQQEAQKIFKANHPMDAEVTKAKLLGFGSALLDNVDPNPENFVGAGIIQTKALQVGCLLRLEPNAQAQMYRLTLRTSKEPVSRHLCELLAQQF; the protein is encoded by the exons ATGCCGGCCGTCTCCAAGGGCGATGGGATGCGGGGGCTCGCGGTGTTCATCTCCGACATCCGGAACT GTAAGAGCAAGGAGGCGGAGATTAAGAGAATAAACAAGGAACTGGCAAATATCCGCTCCAAGTTCAAAG GGGACAAAGCCTTGGACGGctacagtaagaaaaaatatgtgtgtaaacTGCTGTTCATCTTCCTACTTGGGCATGACATTGACTTTGGGCACATGGAAGCCGTGAACCTGCTCAGCTCCAACAAGTACACGGAGAAGCAAATA GGTTACCTGTTCATCTCGGTTCTGGTGAACTCAAACTCCGAGCTGATTCGGCTCATCAACAATGCCATCAAGAATGACCTGGCCAGCCGCAACCCGACCTTCATGTGCCTGGCCCTGCACTGCATCGCCAACGTTGGCAGCCGTGAGATGGGCGAGGCATTTGCCGCTGACATCCCGCGCATCCTGGTGGCTGG GGACAGCATGGACAGTGTGAAACAGAGCGCGGCCCTGTGCCTGCTGCGGCTGTACAAGGCGTCGCCTGACTTAGTGCCCATGGGCGAGTGGACGGCCCGCGTGGTCCACCTGCTCAACGACCAGCACATG GGCGTGGTCACGGCCGCTGTCAGCCTCATCACCTGTCTCTGCAAGAAGAACCCGGACGACTTCAAGACCTGCATCTCCCTGGCCGTGTCCCGCCTGAGCCGG aTCGTCTCCTCGGCCTCCACCGACCTCCAGGACTACACGTACTACTTCGTGCCGGCGCCCTGGCTCTCGGTGAAGTTGCTGAGGCTGCTGCAGTGCTACCCGCCGCCAG AGGACGCTGCCGTGAAGGGACGGCTGGTGGAGTGTCTGGAGACCGTGCTCAACAAGGCCCAGGAGCCGCCCAAGTCCAAGAAGGTCCAGCACTCCAACGCCAAGAACGCCATCCTCTTCGAGACCATCAGCCTCATCATCCACTACGACAG TGAGCCCAACCTGCTGGTGCGCGCCTGCAACCAGCTGGGCCAGTTCCTGCAGCACCGGGAGACCAACCTCCGCTACCTGGCCCTGGAGAGCATGTGCACGCTGGCCAGCTCTGAGTTCTCCCACGAGGCGGTCAAGACGCACATCGACACGGTCATCAACGCCCTCAAG ACGGAGCGGGATGTCAGTGTGCGACAGCGGGCCGCCGACCTCCTCTACGCCATGTGCGACCGGAGCAACGCCAAGCAGATCGTGTCAGAGATGCTTCGGTACCTGGAGACAGCGGATTATGCCATTCGCGAGGAGATC GTCCTGAAGGTGGCCATCCTGGCCGAGAAGTACGCGGTGGACTACAGCTGGTACGTGGACACCATCCTCAACCTCATCCGCATCGCCGGCGACTACGTGAGTGAGGAGGTGTGGTACCGGGTGCTGCAGATCGTCACCAACCGTGACGACGTCCAGGGCTACGCAGCCAAGACCGTCTTTGAG GCGCTCCAGGCCCCGGCCTGCCACGAGAACATGGTGAAGGTCGGCGGCTACATCCTCGGGGAGTTTGGGAATCTGATTGCTGGGGACCCCCGCTCCAG ccccccgGTGCAGTTCTCTCTGCTGCACTCCAAGTTCCACCTGTGCAGCGTGGCCACGCGGGCCCTGCTGTTGTCCACCTACATCAAGTTCATCAACCTCTTCCCGGAGACCAAGGCCACCATCCAGGGCGTGCTGCGGGCGGGCTCCCAGCTGCGCAACGCCGACGTGGAGCTGCAGCAGCGTGCCGTCGAGTACCTCACGCTCAGCTCGGTGGCCAGCACAGACGTCCTG GCCACGGTGCTGGAGGAGATGCCGCCCTTCCCGGAGCGCGAGTCGTCCATCCTGGCCAAGCTGAAGCGCAAGAAGGGCCCCGGGGCTGGCAGCGCTCTGGATGATGGCAGGAGGGACGCCAGCAGCAATGACATCAATGGGGGCGTGGAGCCCACCCCGAGCACTGTG TCAACGCCCTCACCCTCCGCCGACCTCCTGGGGCTgcgggcagcccctcccccagccgcacCCCCAGCGACATCAGGTGCAGGGAACCTCCTGGTGGACGTCTTCTCCGACGGCcctgctgcccagcccagcctggggcccaCCCCCGAGGAGGCCTTCCTCAG CGAGCTGGAGCCGCCCGCCCCTGAGAGCCCCATGGCTTTGCTGGCTGACCCAGCTCCAGCTGCTGA CCCAGGTCCTGAGGACATCGGCCCGCCCATCCCAGAGGCCGATGAGCTGCTGAATAA GTTCGTGTGCAAGAACAACGGGGTCCTGTTTGAGAACCAGCTGCTGCAGATTGGAGTCAAGTCGGAGTTCCGGCAGAACTTGG GCCGCATGTATCTCTTCTATGGCAACAAGACATCTGTGCAGTTCCAGAACTTCTCGCCCACTGTCGTCCACCCCGGAGACCTCCAGACTC AGCTGGCGGTGCAGACCAAGCGCGTGGCTGCGCAGGTGGACGGCGGCGCGCAGGTGCAGCAGGTGCTCAACATCGAGTGTCTGCGGGACTTCCTGACGCCCCCGCTCCTCTCCGTGCGCTTCCG GTACGGAGGTGCCCCCCAGGCCCTCACCCTGAAGCTCCCTGTAACCATCAACAAGTTCTTCCAGCCAACAGAGATGGCGGCCCAGGACTTCTTCCAGCGCTGGAAGCAGCTGAGCCT cccccaacagGAGGCTCAGAAAATCTTCAAAGCCAACCACCCCATGGATGCGGAAGTCACTAAGGCAAAA ctcttggGGTTTGGCTCTGCTCTCCTGGACAATGTGGACCCCAACCCTGAGAACTTCGTGGGGGCTGGAATCATCCAAACGAAAGCCCTGCAGGTGGGCTGTCTGCTCCGGCTGGAGCCCAACGCCCAGGCTCAG ATGTACCGGCTGACCCTGCGTACCAGCAAGGAGCCTGTCTCCCGTCACCTGTGTGAGCTGCTGGCCCAGCAGTTCTGA
- the FUZ gene encoding protein fuzzy homolog — protein MGEEGTAGTVHLLCLAASSGVPLFCRSSRGGAPARQQLPFSVIGSLNGVHMFGQNLEVQLSSARTEDTTVVWKSFHDSITLIVLSSEEGTSELRLERLLQVVFGAMVLLVGLEELTNIRNVERLKKELRASYRLIDSFLGDSELIGDLTQCVDCVVPPEGSLLQEALSGFAEAAGTAFGSLVVSGRVVAATESWWRLGTPEAVLLPWLVGSLPPQAARDYPVYLPHGSPTVPHRLLTLTLLPGLELCLLCGPRPPLSQLDPQLLDRWWQPVLDPLRACVPLGPRALPAGFPLHMDILGLLLLHLELKRCLFTVEPSGDQEPSPEQRRRLLRSFYTLVTATHFPPELGSPEEKVEDAAQRAQVPRACYLVSGPEEPGAGWRLVALQLGPRRLLLLLSSQSPTHGLRSLATHTLHALTPLL, from the exons ATGGGCGAAGAGGGGACGGCGGGCACCGTGCATCTGCTCTGCCTCGCGGCCTCAAGCGGAGTCCCCTTGTTCTGCAGAAGCAGCCGCGGCGGCGCCCCCGCCCGCCAGCAG CTCCCGTTCTCTGTCATCGGCTCTCTCAATGGAGTACACATGTTTGGTCAGAATCTTGAGGTGCAGCTGAGTTCTGCAAGGACCGAGGACACGACCGTGGTGTGGAAAAGCTTCCATGACAG CATCACCCTCATTGTCCTGTCATCTGAGGAGGGCACCTCAGAGCTGAGGCTGGAGAGGCTACTCCAGGTGGTGTTTGGGGCCATG gttCTTCTTGTGGGACTTGAGGAACTGACCAATATCCGCAACGTAGAGAGGCTGAAGAAGGAGTTGAGG GCCAGTTACCGCCTCATTGACAGTTTCCTGGGGGACTCTGAGCTGATCGGGGACCTGACCCAGTGTGTGGACTGTGTGGTTCCTCCAGAGGGGTCTCTCCTGCAG GAAGCCCTGTCTGGGTTCGCCGAGGCAGCTGGCACGGCCTTTGGCAGCCTCGTCGTGTCGGGCCGGGTGGTCGCAGCGACAGAGAGCTGGTGGCGGCTGGGGACGCCGGAGGCCGTGCTGCTCCCCTGGCTGGTGGGGTCCTTGCCGCCTCAGGCCGCTCGCGACTACCCGGTGTACCTGCCACACGGGAGTCCCACG GTCCCGCACCGGCTTCTAACCCTGACGCTGCTGCCGGGCTTGGAGCTTTGTTTGCTCTGCGGGCCGCGCCCTCCCCTCAGCCAGCTGGATCCACAG CTCCTGGACCGCTGGTGGCAGCCAGTGCTAGACCCGCTGCGGGCCTGCGTGCCACTGGGACCCCGAGCGTTGCCCGCTGGCTTCCCCCTGCACATGGACATCCTCGG GCTGCTGCTTCTCCACCTAGAATTGAAACGTTGCCTCTTCACCGTGGAGCCCTCTGGGGATCAAG AGCCTTCTCCTGAGCAGCGTAGGCGTCTCCTCCGCTCCTTCTACACCTTGGTCACCGCCACCCACTTCCCACCAG AGCTGGGGTCACcagaggagaaggtggaggacGCAGCCCAGAGGGCCCAGGTGCCAAGAGCCTGCTACCTGGTGTCTGGACCCGAGGAGCCAGGCGCAGGATGGCGGCTGGTGGCCCTGCAGTTGGGGCCGCGGcggttgctgctgctgctgtcctcCCAGAGCCCCACCCATGGGTTGCGGAGCTTGGCCACCCACACTCTGCACGCCCTCACCCCGCTTCTCTGA